A single Providencia manganoxydans DNA region contains:
- the mntP gene encoding manganese efflux pump MntP produces MSFYATLVLALALSMDAFAVAICKGAVLHKPRFKEILRTGFIFGFIEALTPIIGWAIGILASQYVIRWDHWIAFALLFVLGARMIWQGIKAKKEDECCAPASRNSSMSLVLSAIATSLDAMAIGLGLAFLQVDIVHTAMTIGLMTMIMATIGMMIGRYVGPLLGKKAEIIGGVVLIGIGFNILFEHLELFIYSA; encoded by the coding sequence ATGAGTTTCTACGCTACCCTAGTTTTAGCTCTCGCGCTTTCTATGGATGCATTTGCTGTCGCTATCTGCAAAGGTGCTGTCCTACACAAACCCCGTTTTAAAGAAATCCTCCGTACCGGTTTTATCTTTGGTTTTATCGAAGCATTAACTCCAATTATTGGTTGGGCCATTGGTATTTTAGCAAGCCAATACGTCATCCGTTGGGATCACTGGATTGCTTTCGCGCTACTGTTTGTTCTGGGTGCTCGTATGATTTGGCAAGGCATCAAAGCTAAAAAAGAAGATGAGTGCTGTGCCCCTGCATCACGTAATAGTTCAATGAGCCTAGTACTTTCAGCTATCGCCACCAGCCTTGATGCAATGGCAATCGGCCTTGGTTTGGCCTTTTTACAAGTTGATATCGTCCACACTGCGATGACGATTGGTTTAATGACCATGATCATGGCTACTATTGGTATGATGATCGGCCGTTATGTTGGCCCCCTACTTGGTAAAAAAGCGGAAATTATTGGTGGTGTGGTATTAATTGGTATTGGCTTCAATATTTTATTCGAACATCTCGAATTGTTTATTTATAGCGCCTAG
- a CDS encoding DUF986 family protein, translating into MTLNDSILAIIILLMLLYAIYDEFIQHLLKGKTLLKVNLKRKHRADAIIFIVLICIVIYTNISRNGSMLTTYLLMVTILMSVYLAFIRTPKLFFKQKGFYFANTFILFDRIKTMNLSEDGILIVGLEHKKIYIQVSQLDDLQRIYEFLINHK; encoded by the coding sequence ATGACCTTAAATGATTCCATACTGGCCATTATTATCTTATTGATGCTGCTGTATGCAATTTATGATGAATTTATTCAACACTTACTCAAAGGAAAAACACTATTAAAAGTTAACCTCAAGCGCAAACACCGTGCTGATGCTATTATTTTTATTGTGTTAATTTGTATTGTCATTTATACCAACATTTCCCGCAACGGGAGTATGTTAACCACTTATTTATTGATGGTTACTATTTTGATGTCAGTTTATTTGGCTTTTATTCGAACACCAAAATTATTTTTTAAACAGAAAGGCTTTTATTTCGCCAATACATTTATATTATTCGATAGAATTAAAACAATGAATTTATCGGAAGATGGTATTTTAATTGTTGGCTTAGAGCATAAGAAAATCTACATTCAAGTATCACAACTTGATGATTTACAAAGAATATACGAATTCCTTATCAATCATAAATAA
- a CDS encoding PTS mannose transporter subunit IID, protein MVDTTSPTAKKLTQSDVRAVFLRSNLLQGSWNFERMQALGFCYSMVPVIRRLYPENNDDRKQAIKRHLEFFNTHPYVAAPVLGVTMAMEEQRANGADIDDGAINGIKVGLMGPLAGVGDPIFWGTVRPVFAALGAGIAMTGSLLGPILFFVLFNLVRLLTLYYGVAYGYKKGVDIVQDIGGGFLQKLTEGASILGLFVMGALVNKWTHVDIPVIVSSIENPATKVMEIKTVQDILNDLMPGLVPLLLTFACMWLLRRKVNPLWIIIGFFGLGILGAWLNFLAP, encoded by the coding sequence ATGGTTGATACAACAAGCCCAACAGCGAAAAAGTTGACTCAAAGTGATGTCCGCGCTGTCTTCTTACGTTCTAACCTTTTACAAGGCTCTTGGAACTTCGAACGCATGCAAGCTCTCGGTTTCTGTTATTCGATGGTACCGGTGATCCGTCGCCTCTATCCAGAAAATAATGACGACCGTAAACAAGCAATTAAACGTCACCTCGAATTCTTCAACACCCACCCGTATGTCGCTGCTCCTGTATTAGGGGTAACGATGGCAATGGAAGAACAACGTGCCAATGGTGCAGACATTGATGACGGAGCCATTAACGGCATCAAAGTTGGTCTCATGGGACCATTAGCCGGTGTTGGTGACCCGATTTTCTGGGGGACTGTACGCCCAGTATTTGCTGCTTTAGGTGCAGGTATTGCAATGACAGGTAGCCTACTTGGCCCTATTCTGTTCTTTGTATTATTTAACCTAGTTCGTTTATTAACACTCTACTATGGTGTTGCTTACGGTTATAAAAAAGGTGTCGATATTGTTCAAGATATCGGTGGTGGCTTCCTGCAAAAATTAACTGAAGGTGCATCAATACTTGGTCTGTTTGTCATGGGGGCCTTAGTGAATAAATGGACCCATGTTGATATACCAGTCATTGTATCGAGCATCGAAAATCCTGCCACAAAAGTGATGGAAATCAAAACGGTTCAAGATATTTTAAATGACTTGATGCCAGGTTTGGTGCCTTTATTGCTTACCTTTGCGTGTATGTGGTTGCTCCGTCGTAAAGTTAACCCACTGTGGATCATTATTGGCTTCTTTGGCCTTGGTATCCTTGGTGCGTGGTTAAATTTCTTAGCGCCATAA
- a CDS encoding PTS mannose/fructose/sorbose transporter subunit IIC, with product MELTVVQIVLVFIVACIAGMGSILDEFQFHRPLVACTLIGIVLGDMKTGIIIGGTLEMIALGWMNIGAAVAPDAALASIISTILVIAGGQSIGAGIAIAIPLAAAGQVLTIIVRTVTVAFQHAADRAATNGNLAAISWIHVSALILQAMRIAIPALIVALSVGTSEVKQMLDAIPPVVTDGLNIAGGMIVVVGYAMVINMMRAGYLMPFFYLGFVTAAFTNFNLVALGVIGAVMAILYIQLSPKYNKSQVVVTQGNGSNNNLDNELD from the coding sequence ATGGAACTTACCGTTGTTCAAATAGTACTGGTTTTCATCGTTGCCTGTATCGCAGGTATGGGTTCTATCCTCGATGAATTCCAGTTCCATCGCCCGCTCGTTGCCTGTACGCTTATCGGTATCGTTTTGGGAGACATGAAAACGGGTATCATCATTGGTGGTACACTTGAAATGATCGCATTAGGTTGGATGAATATCGGTGCTGCGGTTGCGCCAGATGCCGCCCTCGCCTCGATTATTTCAACCATTCTGGTTATTGCTGGTGGTCAAAGCATTGGCGCAGGTATTGCCATTGCAATCCCTCTAGCAGCAGCAGGCCAAGTACTGACCATTATTGTACGTACTGTGACCGTTGCGTTCCAACATGCTGCGGACCGTGCTGCCACCAATGGAAACCTTGCTGCCATTAGCTGGATCCACGTTTCTGCATTAATCCTGCAAGCAATGCGTATTGCAATTCCTGCACTGATTGTCGCTCTCTCTGTGGGAACTTCAGAAGTCAAACAAATGTTAGACGCTATCCCACCAGTGGTGACTGATGGTCTGAACATTGCAGGTGGTATGATTGTTGTGGTCGGTTATGCAATGGTTATCAACATGATGCGCGCTGGCTACCTGATGCCATTCTTCTATTTAGGTTTTGTCACTGCGGCATTTACCAACTTCAACCTTGTTGCTCTCGGTGTTATCGGTGCGGTTATGGCTATCCTATATATCCAACTTAGCCCGAAATATAACAAATCCCAAGTGGTTGTCACTCAAGGGAATGGCAGTAACAACAACCTTGATAACGAATTAGACTAG
- the manX gene encoding PTS mannose transporter subunit IIAB, with amino-acid sequence MSIAIMIGTHGVAAEQLLRTTEMLIGEQENVSFIDFVPGENAETLFDKYTAKLADLSTTDGVLFLVDTWGGSPFNAASRIVNDQDNYEIVTGVNVPMLVETFMCRDDNPSMAELVSVALETGRGGIRALKLKEPESAPVAAPTPTPQPASAQTVTAGPGEHMVIALARIDDRLIHGQVATRWTKETRVKRIIVVSDEVAKDEVRSTLLKQVAPPGVSAHVVDVAKCIRVYNNPKYAGERVMLLFTNPTDVERLVEAGVDIKSVNIGGMAFHEGKTQVTNAVSINQKDIDAFNYLNSKNIELEVRKVSSDSKVQMMDLIKKLKN; translated from the coding sequence GTGAGTATAGCTATTATGATTGGTACCCACGGTGTGGCAGCAGAGCAACTTCTGCGCACTACCGAAATGTTGATTGGCGAGCAGGAAAATGTCTCGTTTATCGACTTTGTACCGGGGGAAAATGCTGAGACCCTGTTTGATAAATACACCGCCAAACTAGCTGATTTAAGCACCACTGACGGCGTACTATTTTTGGTCGATACTTGGGGAGGCAGCCCATTTAATGCCGCCAGTCGTATCGTCAATGATCAAGATAATTACGAAATAGTCACTGGTGTTAACGTACCTATGCTAGTCGAAACGTTTATGTGCCGTGATGATAACCCTTCTATGGCAGAGTTAGTTTCTGTCGCCTTAGAAACTGGTCGTGGTGGTATTCGTGCACTGAAACTGAAAGAACCTGAATCAGCTCCTGTCGCTGCACCAACGCCAACTCCACAACCTGCATCGGCACAAACTGTTACCGCAGGCCCTGGTGAGCATATGGTCATCGCACTTGCACGTATTGATGACCGATTGATCCATGGTCAAGTCGCCACTCGCTGGACAAAAGAAACCCGAGTAAAACGTATCATCGTTGTTAGCGATGAAGTCGCTAAAGATGAAGTTCGTTCTACACTACTTAAACAAGTTGCGCCTCCGGGGGTCAGTGCTCACGTTGTTGATGTTGCAAAATGTATTCGGGTTTATAACAACCCTAAATATGCAGGCGAACGTGTGATGTTGCTGTTTACTAACCCAACTGATGTGGAACGTCTTGTCGAAGCTGGTGTCGACATCAAGTCTGTCAACATCGGTGGTATGGCATTCCATGAAGGTAAAACACAAGTCACCAATGCAGTGTCAATTAACCAAAAAGATATTGATGCTTTTAATTATCTGAACAGTAAAAATATTGAACTGGAAGTGCGTAAGGTTTCCTCTGACAGTAAAGTTCAGATGATGGATTTAATTAAAAAATTAAAAAATTAG
- a CDS encoding L-serine ammonia-lyase — protein MISVFDMFKVGIGPSSSHTVGPMKAGKEFVDDLVNKQLLPSVTRIAVDVYGSLSLTGKGHHTDIAIIMGLAGNLPATVDIESIPAFIANVEKTEKLLLANGTHTVDFPREGGMNFRLDNLPLHENGMTIHAFAGNDEIYTKTYYSIGGGFIVDEEHFGQSTLDSKPVSYPFKSAEELLLNCKKSGLSISSLMMKNELDLHTKEEIDAYFADVWQTMQACIERGLNTEGVLPGPLRVPRRAPALNRLVTSSSKLSNDPMNVVDLINMFALAVNEENAAGGRVVTAPTNGACGIVPAVLAYYNHCIEPVTPELYTRYFLASGAIGILYKMNASISGAEVGCQGEVGVACSMAAAGLAELFGASPEQVCIAAEIGMEHNLGLTCDPVAGQVQVPCIERNAIASVKAVNATRMALRRTSEPRVSLDKVIETMYETGKDMNAKYRETSRGGLAIKVQCD, from the coding sequence GTGATAAGCGTTTTCGACATGTTTAAAGTGGGCATAGGTCCTTCAAGCTCTCATACCGTCGGCCCAATGAAGGCGGGAAAAGAATTTGTCGATGATTTGGTAAACAAACAATTATTACCAAGCGTCACACGCATTGCTGTTGACGTTTATGGCTCTCTTTCACTCACTGGAAAAGGTCACCATACTGATATTGCTATCATTATGGGGCTTGCGGGTAATTTACCTGCAACCGTCGATATTGAATCGATCCCTGCTTTTATCGCCAATGTTGAGAAAACAGAAAAATTGTTGCTTGCCAATGGCACCCACACCGTGGATTTCCCACGCGAAGGTGGCATGAACTTTCGTCTAGACAACCTACCACTGCATGAAAATGGCATGACTATTCATGCATTCGCTGGTAATGATGAGATTTATACTAAAACTTACTACTCTATCGGTGGTGGTTTTATTGTTGATGAAGAACATTTTGGTCAGTCAACTCTTGACAGTAAACCCGTATCTTACCCATTCAAATCAGCAGAAGAATTGTTACTCAACTGCAAAAAATCTGGCTTATCTATCTCAAGTTTAATGATGAAAAATGAACTTGATCTTCACACCAAAGAAGAGATTGATGCCTACTTTGCTGATGTTTGGCAAACCATGCAGGCTTGTATTGAGCGTGGCTTAAACACTGAAGGCGTTCTACCAGGACCTCTACGTGTACCACGCCGCGCGCCGGCACTCAATCGCCTTGTCACATCTTCGAGTAAGCTGTCTAATGACCCAATGAATGTTGTTGACCTTATCAACATGTTTGCATTAGCCGTAAATGAAGAGAATGCAGCAGGTGGTCGTGTTGTAACTGCACCAACCAATGGGGCTTGTGGTATTGTTCCTGCGGTTCTTGCTTACTACAACCACTGTATTGAGCCTGTAACACCTGAACTCTATACACGCTACTTCCTCGCATCTGGTGCAATTGGTATTCTTTATAAAATGAATGCGTCAATTTCAGGTGCAGAAGTCGGTTGCCAAGGTGAAGTTGGTGTTGCGTGCTCAATGGCGGCGGCAGGTCTTGCTGAATTATTTGGGGCTAGTCCTGAACAAGTCTGTATTGCCGCAGAAATTGGTATGGAACATAATCTAGGACTTACCTGTGATCCTGTCGCTGGACAAGTTCAAGTGCCTTGTATAGAACGTAATGCGATCGCATCAGTTAAAGCTGTTAATGCAACACGTATGGCACTGCGCCGTACGAGTGAGCCTCGCGTTTCTCTCGATAAAGTCATTGAAACCATGTATGAAACAGGTAAAGACATGAACGCTAAATATCGCGAAACATCTCGTGGTGGTTTAGCAATTAAAGTTCAGTGTGATTAA
- a CDS encoding CoA pyrophosphatase produces MTELSEFINRFQLTLPITRQPQRMASKSAAVLLPIINKSTPTLLLTQRSPFLRSHAGQVAFPGGASDPEDGSLVTTALREAYEEVAIPPEKVQILGQLTPQQSLGGYEVTPIVGLLPAGIDYRPNPSEVASVFEVPLFDALSLQQHKFIDVKRSGRSNRIFFYWYQGHLVWGLTAAIIHQLALQLK; encoded by the coding sequence ATGACTGAATTAAGTGAATTTATTAATCGCTTTCAGTTAACACTCCCTATAACTCGCCAACCGCAACGGATGGCGAGTAAATCGGCTGCGGTTCTGCTTCCAATTATCAATAAATCAACACCTACGTTGTTACTGACTCAACGTTCACCTTTTTTACGTTCTCATGCAGGGCAAGTTGCTTTCCCTGGGGGGGCAAGTGATCCTGAAGATGGCTCTCTTGTGACAACAGCACTGCGTGAAGCCTATGAAGAAGTCGCTATTCCACCTGAAAAAGTGCAAATACTCGGGCAATTAACACCTCAACAAAGCCTTGGCGGTTATGAAGTTACTCCCATTGTTGGCTTACTACCCGCAGGAATTGACTATCGTCCAAATCCAAGCGAAGTCGCGAGTGTCTTTGAAGTGCCTTTATTTGATGCCTTATCACTCCAGCAGCATAAATTCATTGATGTTAAACGTTCAGGGCGTTCTAACCGTATTTTCTTTTATTGGTATCAAGGTCACCTAGTTTGGGGACTAACCGCTGCCATTATTCATCAGCTAGCCCTCCAACTTAAATAA
- the pabB gene encoding aminodeoxychorismate synthase component 1, protein MVINKIQLPYHIHAATDYFTPLAHQPWAMLLHSGNSEHSHNRYDIIVADPIATLITNGDKTTITHQQFVNVSEDDPFTLLQESIERFTPEHCCDSALPFTGGALGIWSYDLGRRIEKLPQIAKTDLQFPDMAVGIYLWALIVDHLEQRVTLFSYDDVNERLNWLKSQKASRKTKFTLTSPWHANMSQEQYQQKIGQIHDYLRSGDCYQINLAQRFQAKYKGNEWDAFMLLNQANRAPFSSFIRLPENAVISISPERFILLQDGEIQTRPIKGTLPRLEDPQADAEQADKLANSPKDRAENLMIVDLLRNDIGRVAVPGTVKVPELFAVEAFPAVHHLVSTITATLAAPYTATDLLRASFPGGSITGAPKIRAMQIIEELEPHRRHGYCGAIGYISFCGKMDTNITIRTLLTDKKQIFCWAGGGIVADSQADKEYQETFDKLSLILPVLGELPPHD, encoded by the coding sequence ATGGTTATCAATAAAATACAACTCCCTTATCATATTCACGCGGCAACTGATTATTTTACACCATTAGCTCATCAACCATGGGCAATGTTACTTCATTCAGGTAATTCAGAGCATTCTCATAACCGATATGACATTATTGTTGCTGATCCTATCGCAACCCTGATAACAAACGGTGACAAAACTACGATTACTCATCAGCAATTCGTTAATGTTTCTGAAGATGACCCTTTCACCTTATTACAAGAATCGATTGAACGTTTCACTCCTGAACATTGTTGTGATAGCGCACTCCCCTTTACTGGAGGTGCACTAGGTATTTGGAGCTATGATTTAGGACGTCGTATAGAAAAACTTCCTCAAATAGCGAAGACTGACTTACAGTTTCCAGATATGGCAGTCGGTATTTACCTCTGGGCATTAATTGTTGATCACTTAGAACAGCGAGTAACGCTATTTAGCTACGATGATGTCAATGAACGTTTAAATTGGCTTAAATCGCAAAAAGCATCACGCAAAACAAAATTCACATTGACCAGCCCTTGGCACGCCAACATGTCTCAAGAGCAATATCAACAAAAAATTGGTCAAATACATGATTATTTACGCAGTGGTGATTGCTATCAGATAAACTTAGCACAACGCTTTCAAGCCAAATATAAAGGCAATGAATGGGATGCGTTCATGTTGCTTAATCAAGCCAACCGAGCACCATTTTCATCTTTTATACGGCTGCCTGAAAACGCAGTAATCAGTATTTCACCTGAACGTTTTATTCTATTGCAAGATGGCGAGATCCAAACTCGTCCAATAAAAGGTACCCTCCCTCGTTTAGAGGATCCTCAAGCAGATGCAGAACAAGCAGACAAATTAGCTAATTCACCAAAAGATCGCGCTGAGAATTTAATGATTGTTGACTTGCTTCGTAATGATATTGGTCGTGTTGCTGTACCAGGAACGGTCAAGGTCCCTGAACTATTTGCGGTTGAAGCATTTCCCGCCGTCCATCATTTAGTCAGTACCATTACCGCTACACTGGCTGCACCTTATACTGCCACAGACTTATTAAGGGCGAGCTTCCCTGGAGGGTCAATTACTGGTGCACCTAAAATTCGTGCGATGCAAATTATTGAAGAATTAGAACCTCATCGCCGTCATGGATATTGTGGCGCGATAGGTTATATTAGTTTTTGTGGCAAAATGGATACTAATATCACAATTCGTACACTACTCACTGACAAAAAACAGATCTTTTGCTGGGCAGGCGGTGGTATTGTAGCGGATAGCCAAGCAGATAAAGAATATCAAGAAACATTTGATAAACTTAGTCTTATCTTACCTGTATTAGGAGAGTTACCACCGCATGACTGA
- a CDS encoding YoaH family protein — MFSGMPALNHQEQQEAVERIHQLIADGMSSGEAIALVAQEIREKHKDKEQIHARFEEDDD; from the coding sequence ATGTTTTCAGGTATGCCAGCACTTAATCACCAAGAGCAACAGGAAGCGGTTGAGCGCATCCATCAACTTATTGCCGATGGCATGAGTAGTGGGGAAGCTATTGCCCTTGTCGCGCAAGAAATTCGTGAAAAGCACAAAGACAAAGAACAGATCCACGCACGTTTTGAAGAAGATGACGATTAG
- the yebF gene encoding protein YebF, which yields MKAGKKISCVVGSCVLLFSSVAFSANQEEGKAAPFISCDKLSEPQIAAQVKNDFMHNRLPRWTDEKALVGKKAVAWVNSQDVTKTATGYEVPLTVRGAKKDLQYNVVVDCEKSTITYNPLK from the coding sequence ATGAAAGCAGGAAAAAAAATAAGTTGTGTTGTAGGTAGCTGTGTACTGTTATTCAGTTCTGTTGCATTTAGTGCAAATCAAGAAGAAGGTAAAGCAGCCCCTTTTATTAGTTGCGATAAGTTGTCTGAGCCACAAATAGCGGCACAAGTTAAAAATGATTTTATGCACAATCGTTTACCTCGTTGGACTGATGAAAAAGCCTTGGTAGGTAAAAAAGCAGTGGCATGGGTGAATAGCCAAGATGTGACTAAGACAGCAACTGGTTATGAAGTTCCATTGACAGTCAGGGGTGCAAAAAAGGATCTACAGTATAATGTGGTGGTTGACTGTGAAAAGTCGACAATTACATATAATCCACTGAAATAA
- a CDS encoding DNA polymerase III subunit theta, with translation MNYNLALLPKDQMDKVNVDLQASGVAFKERYNIAVIAEVVEREQPENLREYFRERLVYYRQLSQNFARLPYEPRNR, from the coding sequence ATGAACTATAACCTCGCACTGTTACCAAAAGATCAAATGGATAAAGTCAATGTCGACTTGCAAGCTTCAGGTGTGGCTTTTAAAGAACGCTATAATATTGCAGTCATAGCAGAGGTAGTCGAACGGGAACAACCTGAAAATCTTAGAGAATATTTCAGAGAGCGACTCGTATATTACCGCCAACTCTCTCAAAACTTTGCGCGACTTCCTTATGAACCAAGGAATCGTTAA
- the ftnA gene encoding non-heme ferritin: MLTTDMINKLNEQLNLEFYSANLYLQMSAWCSDKGYEGAAAFLKAHSQEEMEHMQRLFDYLSDTGALPILGQIAAPPVAFNSIAEVFTLTYKHEQEITAEINKLAHLAMTTQDYSTFNFLQWYVAEQHEEEKLFKSILDKLDMVGESGKALFLLDKDLKSMSAVTHV; the protein is encoded by the coding sequence ATGCTAACAACTGACATGATCAATAAATTAAATGAGCAGTTAAACCTTGAGTTTTATTCTGCGAATTTATATTTACAAATGAGTGCTTGGTGTAGTGATAAAGGTTACGAAGGTGCTGCGGCTTTTTTAAAAGCACATTCACAGGAAGAAATGGAGCACATGCAACGTTTGTTTGATTATCTTAGTGATACTGGGGCACTGCCAATACTGGGCCAAATTGCAGCACCACCAGTAGCATTTAATTCAATCGCTGAAGTCTTCACCTTAACTTATAAACACGAACAAGAAATTACTGCGGAAATTAATAAATTAGCGCATTTAGCAATGACAACGCAGGATTATTCAACATTTAACTTCTTACAATGGTATGTTGCTGAGCAACACGAAGAAGAAAAATTATTCAAATCCATCCTAGATAAATTAGATATGGTAGGTGAGAGTGGTAAAGCGCTATTCCTATTGGATAAAGACTTAAAAAGTATGTCTGCGGTAACTCACG